The proteins below come from a single Limimonas halophila genomic window:
- a CDS encoding 2OG-Fe(II) oxygenase: protein MNANSGQEAFNTPNKNYNDLMTIDDVFTPNECDHIISLGYENISSSGETRGGKSGIRDCFVGAFPFDAETKYIYNRILKVAKNVNNRFLGFDIRGIYNAQYIEYSHEGAKYDWHTDHGPGQNSLRKLSIVIQLSEPDDYQGGDLEVWYGPQPKSATRKRGSAIIFPSFVLHRVTPVDRGIRRSLVTWVLGPPWR from the coding sequence ATGAACGCAAACTCGGGCCAAGAGGCATTCAATACGCCAAACAAAAACTACAATGACTTGATGACCATCGATGATGTCTTCACGCCCAACGAGTGCGACCATATTATTTCACTCGGCTACGAAAATATTTCGTCTTCCGGCGAAACCAGAGGTGGAAAGTCAGGTATACGGGACTGTTTTGTTGGCGCATTTCCATTCGACGCCGAAACGAAGTATATTTACAATCGAATTCTAAAAGTTGCGAAAAATGTCAACAATCGCTTTTTGGGATTTGACATTCGTGGCATATACAATGCCCAATATATCGAATATAGCCACGAAGGCGCGAAATATGACTGGCACACGGACCATGGACCGGGTCAAAACAGTCTACGCAAGCTGAGCATCGTCATTCAACTCTCGGAGCCCGACGACTATCAGGGTGGGGATCTGGAAGTTTGGTACGGCCCACAACCGAAATCCGCGACCCGCAAGCGTGGGTCCGCGATCATATTTCCGTCCTTCGTTCTTCATCGCGTTACGCCGGTTGATCGCGGTATCCGTCGAAGTCTCGTTACGTGGGTTCTCGGGCCTCCGTGGCGGTAG
- a CDS encoding flagellin produces MSLSIVSNAPAAQANQQLNRLSDSLQNQSEVLSSGLRVNEAQDDVASSAISSRLEAEVSGLEQANRNAEQAGSLLQIADGAFSNTESLLQRGQQLAVQAGSDNISDPQREFLDSEFQAIQDEINRLAEDTTFSGSQLVSGNINATNTSGGTVVGTGAFGAMGVTFSGSDQANPTFMISSAMITANATGTSLTGISGGTGTLAMLSFMVTGVTTADGNTTNFSGMLTNVMVQADTATPANVQLTMAQTIIAGPTGQDGMGSFSVMLGTGTTIAMTDLSSATTGVDTLTGATFTGSDTTMLNFAVGTGTDANADQIEVTIGSIDTRSLGIDGTSLDTRTNAEQANQAIDNALQTLNQRRSEVAASQNRLDAAQDNISSAINNQSAANSSLIEANVAQASTEFSQTQVRFQAASSTLTQAQQLPQNLLGLFQ; encoded by the coding sequence ATGTCCCTCAGCATCGTCTCCAACGCCCCGGCGGCCCAGGCGAACCAGCAGCTCAACCGCCTGAGCGACAGCCTGCAGAACCAGTCGGAGGTGCTGTCCTCCGGCCTGCGCGTCAACGAGGCGCAGGACGACGTCGCCTCCTCCGCCATTTCCTCGCGCCTGGAGGCCGAGGTCTCGGGCCTGGAGCAGGCCAACCGCAACGCCGAGCAGGCGGGTTCCCTGCTGCAGATCGCGGACGGCGCCTTCTCCAACACGGAAAGCCTGCTGCAGCGCGGCCAGCAGCTCGCCGTCCAGGCCGGCTCGGACAACATCTCCGATCCCCAGCGGGAGTTCCTGGATTCCGAGTTCCAGGCGATTCAGGACGAAATCAACCGCCTGGCCGAGGACACCACCTTCTCCGGCAGCCAGCTGGTGAGCGGCAACATTAATGCCACCAACACGAGCGGTGGCACTGTGGTCGGCACCGGTGCCTTCGGTGCCATGGGCGTCACCTTCTCCGGCTCCGATCAGGCCAATCCGACGTTCATGATCAGCTCCGCAATGATCACCGCCAACGCGACCGGGACGTCGCTCACCGGCATCAGCGGCGGCACCGGCACGCTGGCCATGCTGAGTTTCATGGTGACTGGCGTCACCACGGCCGACGGCAACACGACCAACTTCTCCGGCATGCTGACCAACGTGATGGTCCAGGCGGACACGGCCACACCGGCCAACGTGCAGCTGACGATGGCCCAAACCATCATCGCCGGGCCCACCGGCCAGGATGGCATGGGATCGTTCTCCGTGATGCTCGGCACGGGCACGACCATCGCCATGACCGACCTGTCAAGCGCTACGACCGGTGTCGACACCTTGACGGGTGCGACCTTCACGGGGTCGGACACCACGATGCTCAACTTCGCGGTCGGCACGGGGACGGATGCCAACGCCGACCAGATCGAGGTCACGATCGGCTCGATCGACACGCGGTCGCTCGGCATCGACGGGACGAGCCTCGACACCCGGACGAACGCCGAGCAGGCCAACCAGGCCATCGACAACGCGCTGCAAACGCTCAACCAGCGGCGCTCCGAGGTGGCGGCCAGCCAGAACCGCCTGGACGCGGCGCAGGACAACATCTCCTCCGCCATCAACAACCAGAGCGCGGCGAACTCCTCGCTGATCGAGGCCAACGTCGCCCAGGCCAGCACCGAGTTCTCCCAGACCCAGGTGCGCTTCCAGGCGGCGTCCTCGACGCTTACCCAGGCGCAGCAGCTGCCGCAGAACCTGCTGGGTCTCTTCCAGTAA
- a CDS encoding Stf0 family sulfotransferase, with protein sequence MADQQAAASVKQRNIQQQLDPSRDFAEPGTPVKRYVICCTHRSGSNLLSEALYRTSVAGDPMEYLNRGFLQEYAKDRGSWNFTFADLMSDMQARRTSPNGVFGLNVKYDQMQTMFRRVPNPFTQFLKQADHVVFLYRQDRLQQAISTWKGQQRDTFNVYADEAETAPTADDDLTFDGPAIAQRLHRVLAMEQQWRALFDSLGIAVQPLTYETLTADYDATVRHMLSQLGVDAGAAAVPDPPTVKMRSETDARLREQFLAHIGAG encoded by the coding sequence ATGGCGGATCAGCAAGCAGCGGCGTCGGTCAAGCAGCGCAACATCCAACAGCAACTCGACCCCAGCCGGGATTTCGCCGAACCGGGCACACCCGTGAAACGCTACGTGATCTGCTGCACGCACCGCTCCGGCAGCAACCTCTTGAGCGAGGCGCTCTACCGCACCAGCGTCGCGGGCGACCCCATGGAGTACCTGAACCGCGGCTTCCTGCAGGAATACGCCAAGGATCGCGGCTCGTGGAACTTCACCTTCGCCGACCTGATGAGCGACATGCAGGCGCGGCGCACCTCACCCAACGGCGTGTTCGGGCTGAACGTGAAATACGATCAGATGCAGACCATGTTCCGCCGCGTGCCCAACCCGTTCACGCAATTCCTGAAGCAGGCCGATCACGTCGTGTTTCTGTACCGCCAGGACCGGCTGCAGCAGGCGATCTCGACCTGGAAGGGGCAGCAGCGCGACACCTTCAACGTCTACGCGGACGAAGCCGAAACAGCCCCCACGGCCGACGACGATCTAACGTTCGACGGCCCCGCCATCGCCCAGCGCCTGCACCGGGTTCTGGCCATGGAACAGCAATGGCGGGCGCTGTTCGACAGCCTCGGCATCGCGGTTCAACCGCTGACCTACGAAACGCTCACCGCCGACTATGACGCCACGGTGCGCCACATGCTTTCGCAGCTCGGCGTGGATGCGGGCGCGGCCGCGGTTCCGGACCCGCCAACCGTGAAGATGCGCAGCGAGACGGACGCGCGCCTGCGCGAGCAATTCCTCGCCCACATCGGCGCCGGCTGA